CCCCTGATGTTGAGAGTAGTTATTCTTGGGCTGAAGATACATGAACATGATGGTTCCATAGAACAGTGAGACCACAACCAGATGGGATGCACAAGTCCCAAAGGCCTTCTTCCGTCCTTCAGCAGACTTCATCCTCACCACAGCCCTGGCAATTAGGGCATAGGAGGTGAGGATGATGGACACTGGAATGATGAGGATGATCATTCGAGCAACTAGCATCTTTGACTCAGTTGGACGGGTGTCCACACAGGATAGCTTGATAATGATCAGGATCTCACAGTGGAAATGATCCACTCTGTGCTGGCCACATAGAGGCAAAAGCATAGCCAGGGAAGACTGAAAGAGAGAGTTGGCAAACCCAGACAACCAGGAAGTGGTGGCAAAGATGTGGCAGACTTGTTGGTGCATAATTGTAGTATATCGGAGGGGCCAGCAGACAGCAACATAACGGTCAACAGCCATGACAGCAAGGAGCACACATTCTGTGGACCCAAGAGCCAAGCCCACGGAAAACTGCACCATGCAGCCAACAAAGCTGATCTTACTACTTCCCCACATGTTTGCCAGCATCTGAGGTACgatgcaagtagtgaaacagatatccaggaaggagAGGTTCCGGAGGAAGAAGTACATTGGGGTGTGGAGCCTGCTGTCCAGGACAGAGACCAAGATGATGACTGTGTTGCCCATGAGTGTCATGGTGTAGAAGCCAGAGGCAAGCAGAGAAAGGATGAATTCAGCCCAAGGATGCTCTGAAAAGCCCAGCAAGATGAAGTGTTCCCCATAGCTATCATTTATTTTCATCATCTGAAATATTCAGATACAGTTAAACAGAATaaatattctgttcttttttaattttattagtgacttaatgttgatttccaaaattataagatagcagtgGTATAATTCCTCACTATTCctgccatcagagttctgtatctctatCCCCTCTGATGGAAGCTACGGTAGTTTtctcaaggccacagatatgcgctattact
Above is a genomic segment from Erinaceus europaeus chromosome 9, mEriEur2.1, whole genome shotgun sequence containing:
- the LOC103117121 gene encoding putative olfactory receptor 2W6, whose protein sequence is MMKINDSYGEHFILLGFSEHPWAEFILSLLASGFYTMTLMGNTVIILVSVLDSRLHTPMYFFLRNLSFLDICFTTCIVPQMLANMWGSSKISFVGCMVQFSVGLALGSTECVLLAVMAVDRYVAVCWPLRYTTIMHQQVCHIFATTSWLSGFANSLFQSSLAMLLPLCGQHRVDHFHCEILIIIKLSCVDTRPTESKMLVARMIILIIPVSIILTSYALIARAVVRMKSAEGRKKAFGTCASHLVVVSLFYGTIMFMYLQPKNNYSQHQGKALAFVYTIVAPTMNPVIYTLRNKDVKRAIRKVFWKDSI